Part of the Xiphophorus couchianus chromosome 8, X_couchianus-1.0, whole genome shotgun sequence genome is shown below.
ccTAACAATGTGAAGGTTTTAACACCTTgccagacattaaaaaaaagcataaactttGTTTGACTGCAGAAAATCCCAGAATCATTCAATTATCAATTTATGACATTAACAATCTAGTGGATTTGGATTGTGAAAGCAGGACAATTTCCCAAAGTACAACAGCTGTTACCCCtgtgaatgttaaaaaaagaaccaaaatacGGCTTTGGAGTGGCCTAATCTAAGTCTGGATTTCAGCCCAGTTATGATGCCGTGGCCTGAGTGTGGACCAAAATGACTCAAATGTCTCACTGTCATTTATgacaaccagttattaggtttagCAGGAAATTAGTTTTTCACACAGGCTTTAGTTtgaatagtttttcttttaattacgTAATAAACTCCTAAAGTGAAAACTACTTTTTGTGTTTACTCAGGTTGATAGTAAAATAGTTTATCAAAGATATTTCAgaatgaaataaagcaaagacaaaTTTACTATTTAAGACAGCAAAACCCTTTTCACAGCTCTGTATGTATCTAATCTTTAGCCCTCACAAACCTTTGTATTTTCTATATTACGCTCAAAAATGAGTTGCTAAAATAGCTTGTTATGTTAGACTATTTGGGGAAGTTTTCACCTGAAGTACTAAGTATTATAATTCATGAAAAAAACGTAAAGCAAAACTCAAATTCCTGCTTCCCAGCAAGAAGCCATTATTTTACACCAAAAAGCTGCTAGCTTTATGTTAGCATGCTAGAAGTACAGCGCTAAACTGTCTTCAGCTTTCCTTattagttaaaaataatttcccattTACTAGATTAAAAGTCAgcatctaattattttttttaagtacagttTTAAAGGATACTGCGAACATACTTCTCTTTAGGTGGAACTTCAGCTGTGTTGGCAATTTTGCTGAGGCTCTGGAGCTGAAAAAAggacaacagaaaaaacacttAAAGCCTGAAAAGTTAAACTGATATTAACAAAAGACCTCAGTTATCTTCTGTTCTTTACTCAgtgtaatctttaaaaaaatattctgaattattttacatGCTGAAGACTCTTGGTGCACCAGTTCTGGATGAAAGctagttttttttcacagagcTGAAGCTAACGGCTAATCAAAGGGGGCTAAGGTAAAATGTTCAATCATTAGAACTCAGTTGTCATATTTCACAGTGGTCCATGAAAATGCTATTTTAGAAACCTTTAAAGCAccatcacatttgtttttgtcatttattattaaagCTGAGGTTATTTAAATAGAAGGCCTGTTGGTCCATGACTGGCAAGAATAACCTTCCAATGTGAAACACCAATGGAAAAAAACTCAGCCATGTTTTGTGTATCAGATTGGAATGACTGTGATGAAAATGcatgtaaaataacaaaaaaaacaataaaatatgttattttatgttcagATTTATTCAGTATAGCTGGATTAACTTAACACTTAGTTTGCAATGTGAAGGTCAATGATAGAGCCAATGGACCAACTTGGTCATCTAATCGAAATAAtcacatttccatttaaattacAATCTAACAATtgatggtttattttaaaaaagtactgaTATGAACttctaatacattttaaaggctGTACTTTTTAGCATGGCATAagtttgcttttattctgactagctgttagctttagctAAAACAAGTCTATTTTTATAGAATGTAAGATATGCAACatattaaagctaaaatgttaCTAACCACTTATTACGACTCAATAGaacccaataaaaaaaactgaaccaaCTTTTAATGAgtcaaagtgaaacatttcatgTCTGTAGTTATGTTAAAGTTTAGCTGTAGGACATACATTCTGATTAAACAATACTTTTCAACCACATAATATTGCGGCAACGCACCAAGCTGAAGCCAAACCacattttgggaaaataaaattaaacaaagagaaaattcCTCTTTGGAGTAGCAATTTTAATTCTCACCTGCTGCTTGCCAAACTGTTGTTTCTCAGCAGCCAAGGCCTTCTCCGTTTTGTCGTCATTTTTGTTCTTCGTTTTACTCATTTTGTCAGACGAATAAATCCAAGGCGACTACACTTCTACGTCCAGTGATCCTCgcagacagaaaacaactgaaggtgCGTCAGGTCGCCAGATCACTCCTGCTAAACTTGATTTTCACTTGTTCCAAACGACATgggaacatttctaaataaaaccttAGAATGGAGAAAAGATGTCTTCAGAGCACAAACAACCACACATTAAAAGTAGATCAACTAAATAAGAACAGGGGATATGGAATGtaaaagataaatctttatttattttttttttaaaagtagtgTGAGATCATCCAGGCAACAAGACGTAAAAGCAAGACAGAGCTTTAGGTATTTCCTGTGAGTCACCATGTGAAGGCAGTGGAACTGGACAGACCGCACAGGACTCACCAGCCCTGCAGGACCGGTTTCACGTCACCCCCACTTCACACAACACTTTGTGTAAAAACCACTCATGGTTAAAAGAAATACTCAGTAAATCAGATTTACAATAGATtataaaattgtacaaaatattgaaaatataagataaaaaaacactgaagtcattttattataatttttttttcctgaggtAAAAGCAAAGGTCTCTTCTTCTCAGACACAACAACGCCGTTATTCGCTGCTCTGATTGGAGAAGTTGAACGTTCATGATTTATAGAGGAAATCCACTCTTTGGTCAAACCCCTCCGTCTCGCTGGCTGACATTGTGATGGAGGCAGGCTTTGGGTGGAGCGTCACTCGGCTGTTGGGGGGGAAAACAAAGCGGTTACATCTTTACACGCCCAGACTTGGAGGAGCTTTTACACCATCCAGGTTGCCACAGCCTCTCTGTACCGCGGGTATCGTGGTGTTCGGGTGGTGGTGGGCTGTGTGTGGCTGAGCGGTCCCACAGTTGGGTTTACAACCTGTGGAGACGTGACGTcttaagctgctgctgctttcggGAGTTCCTGGAAGCAACCTGGAGTTGCCCAACGCCTGCTGTAGAGAACATGCTGACAGCTGATCGGCAACCTGATGAGACGCAGACAAGAGACTCAGTCGTTAGAACGCATAAAGCTCCAGAGTAGCACTTCATATGTTATATGTTCAGTTTAAATCCCTTGAACATTTTGATCTTTCACCAGCTTCCCAGtccctgttgaagaaaagcatgatactgccaccaccatgtttctcaGTGGGGATGGTTTGGTTGCAATGATAGTTTCCCATGAGAAAGCATCAATATGATGATCTGGGCCGATATTGATATCTGATATAAATATCACTGATTTGGCCGATTACCgttatttaccaatattatataTTTCCGTATATCTTTCACTATCCTTTCaacaccgattgcagttttcttgcCGATCACtgattaccaatctttaaaaagcccgACCTGCCGATACTGATTTTGGCCGATATTCattttttggtctgaaatgttgctagaTATAACAAGATCTCCCAATCTCTTAAAATCAAGGAAACTGGGGCCAATTTATCAACTGGTTGATTTATCAGCTGGTTGATTTATCAGTGCACCCCTTCTTTTGGCacctaaaaaaatttaattaaaagaataaaccACTCTGCTGACTTCATCACTGCTTTTCTGGATTAGTTAAACACCCTGctatcactgtcacatgaccagtcccctcctcctccaacaagatggaaataagtATCGTTTGTTGATATTGGCctggttttatttaactgactgatatattttaaaaaatgactaatatcggCCGATACCAACGTTAATCCCATTTCCTGCTACACAGACCTTTTTTTTGGGAACTTTCTTATTGGTCTCATCGTGACCAGCCCACCATCCTTAACACATGTCTGCTgtgtctccatggcaactggCTTTCTTTCAGCAGAGGCAAACGTCTTGCAACTCTTGCATAAGATTAATTAGTATCAGTAACATTTGTTTTCCTCGTCGTTGCATTGGAAATTAGCagcatgttttgtttacatAGTTTTCCACAAATAAGCATCCCATAGgggaaaatgtatgtttgatttttgtaaatgttttatgttttgctttattttaaaaataaagaaaaaactgataAAGCGGTGGCTCATTTAAAATGACTATAATTTTCCtatagtagattttttttttttttacaaaaggttATGTAACTCTAGTCCGAAGTTTTATGCAGCCAGACTGAAGGCGAAAACGGTTCTCTAGGATCTCTGGCCTTTCACATTTAACACTATaaacaatgtgacaaaatgtgaagctgAATATGTAAAACCATCATGAAGTCGTCGCCTTTggctgtgaaaatgtttcagtaacGTTTTGAGGGTTTGGTTTGTTACCTTCAGGATCGAGACAAAGACTAAATGTTGCTTCCGGTTCCTATAGTCTTCATACCAAGCCTTGGTTTACTCATTCGTACagatattaaaaacacattcttaacacaaacactcagattagaataaaccaaaaatactatCTGTACAGTGtaaaaaatttagtttgttgtttattaaaggggcagtattatgtacaTTCCAGGCATATGGTATtactttatagcacaataaagtaactatgttaacttcaaatattaaaaatgttgtgtatatacatcaaatatgacttaaaagaaatttgactttgtaattgaaAACCTtggaattgggcctctgtctctttaagaagctcttgctctttctgaaacttcaggaagtcatcacaacatggctcctcttttaaccctttaacaacgtttttaccagcttttcaCTAAGAAGcagctcctacaatgagctcagttccagcaggtgtttgctaattgctgctggctagtctgaaggagctgactgGGGGAATCGCAAGGGGATTGGTGCTCTGTTATGTGAAAGTTGAAGCTTGGACacagcagctcagaggaggagctgcgtcttaaaggtggagctaggtccacccaggcgactttgcacagctgagtggttgccatgggagattaaggGATTTATCAAACaggcatgaaagaatcaaagcaacactccaggtatgtttttgatgagggaaaaacatgacatgatgtaaaactggaaaaaaaagaagaaaatcgaTTTTACACagtactgtccctttaaaacaggttttatcaaaTATCTTACATCCGTCATGTTTGCTGGAAAGCCTCCAGGTTTTCTGTTGGAGTCGTGAACGCCAGCAGCTGCTGGTGAGGTTTCAAGATCAGGTCTCAGGTTCTGCAGGGACCGAACGTCCGCACAGTCACAGGCCGATTCGTCCTGGCTGGGACACAAAGCTCGTTAAGGCCGGTCACACCTGCAGGATTCAACGCTCCACCACATTCACTCTGATGTTTCTAACTTTGAGATACATTCAGCAATGATTGTTGTCTTCTAGCAGATCAAAACTTTCTCTCAAAAAATTCtctaatttcagatttttttgttggtcCTGGAGGTATGAGGTAAGGAAACTGATTTTCTTGTCACCTGCTGGGTAATCGCTGATGGTGTGTTTCCCTCTGAGCTCTCTGTGTGCTTTCTTGGTTCAGccgcagcagctgcaggtcaCTCCTCTGGTTCTCACacacctggaaaacacacacaagcagaaaGATCTTTGCTGCTCCTTCTTGTGTTGTTCGCGATGAGAAGTGCAGCACGTTTCTCCGGTCAGAGGTAAAGTTCCACATTTCTCCAGGCtcaaatttgagtttttaatctACGCTTAGACACTGATGGAACATTCATATAAATATGTGAAGTTTAATGTTAGGTGTTTCTTAATGTATAAAGTTTGGCAGACTAACAGATAGATGGATTGTTTTCAATGGGATGCAGAATAAAGTTAAGAATTACGACTCTTGTCCATATTTTTTCCTACATATTCAGACCTGAAAAAGACTCAAATCATATTCTTAATTTGATTTGACAAatcaaaaatttgcaaaaaatccccaaaactaTTGCAAACttctggagggactgaaaagatgtttaatattatttaattttaagaatgtgtttatattttagcaGTTCGTTAACGGGTTTTAGCAATggattctggcacaaccggccctttaagaacattcatgatctagatttggcccaaaattaaattgagtttgacCCCCCGGATGCAGAGGGAAAGACGGGATTTAATCTGTGTTTGTACATTTAACGTCACGCCTGCAGTCGCAGCCTTTATGTTCGCGACAGCGAACCGGAGCCACGTAGTGAGAGTGAGAGCGCcgcagaaacacagagaggcaTGCAGACGAACAGGAAAATCACCTCCAGACGGGGCAGGAGGAACGAGGAAAAGACACAAGAGCGCTTCAGTAACTTTAGCGGCGGCTGCTCTCTGTCATCCGGCGCCGTACCTGCTGCAGGCAGAGCAGCTCCGACATGATGCGCTCCTGCTTGGAGCGAGACATCGGTATCGgccatttttagtcattttgtaaCATCAGTATCAGTGAGTAAAACTGAGCCAATATTAGTAGCCAATGTTTATTTCTATCTTGTGGCCATTTTGTGAGTGTGGTTGACCATTTGGTATTGGCAGCATTATGAagtgtttaactgaagcagcgAACAATGTGAGCCAAAACTACAAAGCTACAATGctatcgcgataaacgataacatTGTAGCATTGAGACCACTTTCAGGTAATATATTCATGAATTGAAATCTCTCAGATGAGGAATATCAATCTGCCTGAACCTGAGGGGTTTATAGAGAAAGAAGCTGGTCATGTGACGTACCAGTCAGGGCCAGGTCGGTGTGGAGCAGCTGGAGCTCCTGCTTCAGACGGATGATCTCCTCTCTCTGCCTGCTGCTCTGactcacctgctgctgcagctccgcTGCAAACACAGCGACACGCAGATTAAACGCGAACATCTCGGTCAAGAAACATACGGACATACAACTGATCCGTTTATGGTGTCCGGCACACAACCAGCCTCTAGGTTCGTCCTTTTAAAGACAAAGACTCTCAGTTGTTCTGGATAATAAGATGAAgaaactgcaacttgtaaaaagaaataaacacattcatccggatcacagtttttaaaaccttCTTTAACAATAGTTCAACTTTTCGAAAGGAAAATATCATTTGtattcattaaatgcatttcCACACATTTGTAAGgttactgtgtttttatttacttgctCACATAAAAGAAACCAGTGCACCATTAAAGCATAAAGGGCAGTTAACTCAAGGAATGAAAACTACGTCCACACATGTTTGATAACTTAGCccagaaacagctttttcatgttattttcttcaaaacttTATCAGCATGAGCGCAGTtgcaaagttacattttgttctttgatGATCAGAAAACATCATGTCAGTAATGTCGCATCATTACAGATGTGAAAGAGTCCACACACTGACCAACATGCTTGAAATCattgtcttcttttttctgaTTGGTGATCGGCTCGTCAAATACTGGgaaatctgatttgtttctcCTATAAAAACTAACAGCTCACAGTTTTCTGACTGAAGTCGTAGTTTGTTACCTCTGAGCTGGGAGACCTCGTGCTTAGCTTCTCTGTAACGGCGCTTCATTTCCTCCAAGTCTCTCAGCAGCTTGTTCTCCTGAGAGCGACTCTCTGCCAGCGACGTCTCCAGGTCCTGAAGCCTCGCCGACAGCTCCAGGTTACGACCGGAGGCTTCGATCACGTCTTTGTCCTGACAGAGACACACACGGAGTAGTAATAATAACGTCACATGTGTGAGGAATGTTGGATTAAGTTATGAGTCTGAGGGATTTACTTTTAGCTTGAGCATTGAACTCAGTTCTTCCTCTCGGACCTGCAGAGAACCAACTTGTGTGGACAGAGCCATGACAGCGGAGCTGAGGCTCTGGTTCTTTGCCTGGAAAATATCACAAACCACTTAAAACCAGGCCTCATTCTTCCAGCCGCTCTTTTTCATTGGCTGCCTCcaaaatatgtaagaaaatatttgtttgactGGGACTGAGGTTGGATAAGGGAGGGAATTGGAAGTACAACAAAAACGCAGCACAAGTCACAATTTTTCCAAACTCTTGTAAAATTGTGAAGGTCCACCATAAATTGATATTTTCACATTGAcagaatataaattaaaaaaaattttaggCAATTAATTgcatatgcatttttttttacatgcaaacaGTCTGGCCAGAGTCTATGTGTTTGCACATTTCTGGTACAGCGGCTAATCTAACGCACAAGCAAAATCCAGCAGCAATGGACGACAAACCCGCTCCCATTGGCCCACTGGGGGTTAGTTTTTGCTGTAAAACACAATCTGATTGGAtactggaaaagactattgtcaTGTTCAAgctgtgctaaaaggagttagcctatcagtgaaattattcaagcctaaaatagcacatcaatgctaaacatgtagcagtaGCACAGacaatgctaatgttagcatccacagtccacatttccAGAGAAGTTTCCTTCCAAATAAGTAGAATACAAATTtttctgatggttgaataacctgaataatggataaaaataacaaatatatttgttcttgAGTCTATTTATTCAACAGTCATGCAGAATAAAGGTGTTTCTGAATTGAACACGTTTATTATTTTGTCGATATACATGTTTTGATGTACCACAGACGTTGTAATTAACtttgttaaaagttttaattgagTCCCGCCACTACTGCAAATACAAGCAGCTGTACAACGGGGCGGACAGACGTTACCTCGTAGTCCTGACACTTTTGGCTGActtgctgctgtttcttttcCAGCTCACACAGCAGCTGCTTAGCATC
Proteins encoded:
- the ccdc62 gene encoding coiled-coil domain-containing protein 62, giving the protein MDGRRRLFASGDSAFLRADDGPASLWHSTPVKEKGGGSPLDGKQPCGPSRGSPAQWVQSSAGVPTDSCCGHNVQSAELPVKDLSSSTIQRQRRELQLLMAELKDRERELNAMSASHQRQHQAWEQDRQTVLVLEQRCSRLDDELQRCNDVMGVLTKHVWVVESREKEAQTELGDAKQLLCELEKKQQQVSQKCQDYEAKNQSLSSAVMALSTQVGSLQVREEELSSMLKLKDKDVIEASGRNLELSARLQDLETSLAESRSQENKLLRDLEEMKRRYREAKHEVSQLRAELQQQVSQSSRQREEIIRLKQELQLLHTDLALTGTSHDQLLSLLPMSRSKQERIMSELLCLQQVCENQRSDLQLLRLNQESTQRAQRETHHQRLPSSQDESACDCADVRSLQNLRPDLETSPAAAGVHDSNRKPGGFPANMTDVADQLSACSLQQALGNSRLLPGTPESSSSLRRHVSTGCKPNCGTAQPHTAHHHPNTTIPAPSDAPPKACLHHNVSQRDGGV